CCCCGGGGTTTTTGTCAGGGTTTCGTTATACTTCTGCTGGATATACTTATCATACTCTTTTTTCCGTGCGGTTTCTTTTTCAGTATTACTTCCCGCCTGGCTTTTGTATGCGTGGTACAATGCTGCGACGTCCTCCATTGTAATCCCGCGGTCAAGCGGTACTGCGCGTTTACGCCCGCCAAGGGTTAATCCGGAAGCCCAGTCCGCGTAGGTGAGGTCATCAATTTTGTTGAACCACCGGGTGAAGGATTCTAAACTATCAACTTTTGATTCGTAATATCCGTATTCAGGGGAGAAAAGTGCGGAACCTTTAATTGCAGATATGTGTACCACCTGCAGTGTGGTACTGTCAGGATTAACAACATAACCGAATACATGAATAGTTGACGGGATAACAAGTGTTTCCACGCGTTTATGGTCAACTACAGAACACAGTGCGGTATTGTTATACACGTCTTTCATAGGTAAGGCCAGTACCCATGTACCGGGAGTAATTGTTTCGACACGGCCCGGGAGTACGGTAAATGGTGTTACGTTCTCGAGGTAGGATAAACGTAACGGAAACTTTGCATGGAGAATATCGGAATACTTATCATTATCAATATCCAGCCTGGTAAGTAATCCTACCATTGCCCAGTCATGCAACTGTTCGGTTTGTTCGTCTATAGGAAGTGTTGTAAGAAACGGTGTTAAACTACTGACGTCAATGTAGAACCCGCCCGCAGCTTTAATCTCAACAATGTTTTGTGTAACCGCGCTATTTTCAGAGGTTATGGAAAACAGCAGTGGAATGGCTGTTAGCATACATATCATGCATATAAATATTAACCGTACAATTTTCATAATTAGGGAATATTATACTAATTCTAAAATATATCTGTTTTGTTCATTTATATAATATATTCGGGAGAGGTTCGATTCCCCTCACCTCCATTTTTTACTCCGTCGTGAACAATTCCTGTTACTAGGCTTGACTTTTTTAGTGTCTGAACTTATAATAAGTAGGTATGAAAAAAAGCGAAATCATTAAATACTGGATAACAACTTCAGATGATAATTTTGTTACTATGGAACACATGTATAGGAGCAAAGATTATTCCTGGTCGTTATTCCTTGGGCATTTAGTAATAGAAAAACTACTAAAAGCGTATTAAGTAAAGATGATCAATAACAACACGCCATTTATTCACAATCTGGTAAGAATTGCAGAATTGTCCGGCTTGAAATTAACAATACCGCAAAAAGAGCTGTTAACAGAAGTAACATCCTTCAACATATCTGCCAGGTACCCTGACTATAAAAAACGGTTTCACCAAAAGTGTACTCAAAAATATGCACAACAATACATAAAGCATATAAAGGAATTCCGGTTATGGCTAAAAGACAAAATATAGAAGATATAAAAGAAATTGCGGTAGAGTACGTTGCGTTACTGCAAAAACATGGGATTAAGGTAGTCGCTGCATATTTGTTTGGTTCTTATGTCAAAAAGACTCACCACCAATATAGCGATATTGATTTGGCGATTGTGTTACCTCAAAAAGCTGTTGACCCGGTAGATGACCGTGTAAGATTGATGAAATACACCTGGGATATTGATACCAGAATCGAACCTCATCCGTTTGCAAAGGTAGAGTTTACTCGTTCAAACCCGTTTGCTTACGAGATAATCACTACTGGAACCAAGTTGACGTAATATGTGCAAGATAAGAGTAGTTTTTCCGGTACTACTTATACACCCTGTCCCATAAACCAGGTTCTGATGGCATCCAATCCCCTCCAGTTTTTACTCCGTCGTGACAATTTCTGTTTTGACTTCACATACACATTTGGTAGAATATCCGTGTCAAGAGACAACAAAGTATGGGAGAAAGTTAAATGTTGAATACCTTGTCTAAAATACGAAAGAGAACTACATCCAAAACCAAGAAACGTGTCAAAGAAAACATGTTAAACAAAGATATTACTTATGAACAATGGAAAAATTTATCTTGGCGTCAAAAACAAGATTTAATAAATAATTATTTTTGGCCAACTATGTATCATGCCGGAATCGACCACAATAATAATGTTATTAAAGGAATTCTTAATGAATTCAAAGAAAAAATAAAAGGGAAAAGTTCTATGATAAGAAACATTGAAATGCGTTGGGAACGAACTTACTTTTTAGAAATATTTGTTACAATGAAAAAAGGATACAAGATTAGATTGCCTCATAAATTCGATATATTCTTTATATACAAAGAATATAAATAGAAACTAATCAGGTACAGGTATGCTAAACAAAGAATATTTTAAAACTTTTGAAATAGCTGTGAAAAAATATTTCAGGGGAATTGCCAAAAAATATTCTTGTGAGATGAGACGGATAAAAGATTCTGAATTTGAATTACATTCAGATAAATATAATATCAAAATAGTAATGTGCTCAGAAAATGTTCCTATCGTCTCTGTTAGCATTGTGCCTAATCCAAATATATATAAGAGACTCGGAAATAAAGAGTTTGGTATCCGCTACATTGCAAAATATGGAAATCCCAACTTAGATATTGGTCTCCAAGAAATTCATAATATGGCACAACTTTATAGTTCCGTAGAAAAACAAGCAGCTACACTGGAAATATACTGTAAAAAGATTCTAGAAGGCGATCTTTCTGAGTGGCGGAAAATAGCTAAAATGTTCAAGAAAGAAATGAATAATATAATGAAAAATACAACAACAGCAAACAAATTAATTGGAAAAAGTGTTATTTTGAGTATAGGAGACCCATGGGATTTTGAAACTGAACAAGGAACTGGTATATTAAAAGCTACTATTATTGCTATTAAAAAAGATAATTTTCTATTGAAGTTAGAAAAGATTGTAGTATTCAGAAATGTCGAATGTGAATATCTAGTGGCATCTACAAGATATCATGTTGATATTTGGGATGAGATATCAAAGAATAAACCTGTTACAATAGCTGCAACTGTGATTAGTAAAGATAGGGCTTTAGGAAAAGATCCTTTTGATCTTTCTTGGTGGCGTGGGGGTATTGGTTTATTAGGAGATATGACATTAATTACACACCCTGTCCCATAAACCAGGTTCTGATGGCATCCAATCCCTTCCAAGTTTACCAAATGCATTATTTCGCCTTTTCTTCAGTAATTTATGACGAGAGCAGTATCTC
The genomic region above belongs to Elusimicrobiota bacterium and contains:
- a CDS encoding nucleotidyltransferase domain-containing protein, which gives rise to MAKRQNIEDIKEIAVEYVALLQKHGIKVVAAYLFGSYVKKTHHQYSDIDLAIVLPQKAVDPVDDRVRLMKYTWDIDTRIEPHPFAKVEFTRSNPFAYEIITTGTKLT